Proteins co-encoded in one Ammospiza caudacuta isolate bAmmCau1 chromosome 16, bAmmCau1.pri, whole genome shotgun sequence genomic window:
- the HMGXB3 gene encoding HMG domain-containing protein 3 — translation MEAPYDGAEVTVVMEEIEGTYTYTSPVPSKKKKKHKSTGDHGEKAKKPRSAYLLYYYDIYLKVQQELPHLPQSEINKKISESWRLLSVAERSYYLEKAKLEKEGLDPNSKASSRTAVVPDIPGFRKILPRSNYIIIPKTSLQEDRSRQSLELCVTQSPAASEGLAAPRNVTSVPRDTVQSILSVDSGRAGVSEQCIAIEGLAEDTAAFAQPEAAEEAVTSEVLSHYVGPVTEKVAGEILLDEASLEIEGQPYQAARVVIEETLVSSSAEISNGGIAVARPQVPDGLSVVTVVTGRDTEESSSSTPATQFIMLPLPAHSVVENPASIKLTTTYTRRGHGNCTNPGCSFTYVTRHKPPKCPTCGNFLGGKWIPKEKQPKSKSEPNSGTSLKTPAAKRGQQSALTEPTAACESSSKSALESSEAVSQLLSAVPGGGQMPEMEWEEVIISEGHFLPNNVLAEDRSSAQQQVDASSEQAEKGSIGQGMPTSSEVLSPNASVKKPVVGTDATAATHKGQEAKSKPRPKPSLLAAARPMRAILPAPFIVGREASTEQLSSRQAFASADKHSPVRTSGLKPSTLKQLGQSVLQPPTAEEQKLHSSVTSRASQVKVVEVKPDMFPSYKYSCTVTLDLGLATSRGRGKCKNPSCSYVYTNRHKPRICPSCGYNLAKDRTEKTAKSLEVSAGQPGVLNTSEPLTPAQKETQRQSTLQLLRKVMQIPENESELAEIFTLIHELNSSRLILSNVSEETVTIEQTSWSNYYESPCVQCLLCNSPLFKGGHNSLAGPQECWLLTANRLQVVTAQVKVCLNLQCLALHSFTDIYTGLFNVGNKLLVSLDLLFAIRNHIKLGEDPRVAVGNILDSVQEQTDKSLSPDEQAQLQELLCNGYWAFECLTVRDYNDMICGICGITPKVEIAQRNTENVLALKNIEFTWPEYLPSSEVNVEDFWSTMETEVIEQVAFPSSIPITKFDASIVAPFFPPLMRGAVVINTEKDKNLHAQPVPGNGSALVRLLQEEVFRPELINSYSEEELQSFLTQCDIPWEASHTKDELCYSLLALYEFVQNGTSITPSSAHHTGGKIYKVCPHQVVCGSKYIVRGENARDHVDLLVSSRHWPPVYVVDSASSVALCADLCWPGLTSQMWGKNQGCFSDPMEPPTYVSCPELLDQHYSVDVTVAEPSLQHPITKSCARRIVQAGAEQSSPWDATARHRCIALCRELEPYGAIAAAIGDSRTSTVRQRPITFENPTHYYLYNRLMDFLTSREIVNRQIQEIVQSCQPGEVVIRDALYRLGVAQIKTETEEEEEGKQEEDGGC, via the exons ATGGAGGCTCCATATGATGGCGCTGAGGTCACGGTGGTGATGGAGGAGATAGAGGGCACTTACACTTACACCTCTCCGGTGCCatccaagaagaagaagaaacataAAAGTACTGGTGATCATGGAGAAAAAGCCAAGAAACCGCG ATCTGCTTACCTTCTCTACTATTATGACATTTACTTGAAAGTACAACAAGAGCTTCCACACCTCCCTCAGTCTGAAATCAACAAAAAGATCAGTGAGAGCTGGAGGTTGCTCAGTGTGGCTGAAAGGAGCTACTACTTGGAGAAAGCCAAGCTAGAGAAAGAGGGACTGGACCCG AACTCCAAGGCATCCAGTCGAACTGCAGTGGTCCCTGACATTCCAGGCTTCCGCAAGATTCTTCCCCGCTCCAATTATATCATTATTCCCAAAACCAGTCTTCAGgaggacaggagcaggcagtctctggagctgtgtgtgacacagagcccagcagcatctgaaggcttggcagctcccaggaatGTCACCAGTGTACCCCGTGACACCGTGCAGAGCATCCTTTCCGTGGACTCGGGCCGGGCCGGCGTCTCGGAGCAGTGCATCGCCATCGaggggctggcagaggacaCGGCAGCCTttgcccagcctgaggctgcaGAAGAAGCTGTTACCTCAGAGGTTCTCTCTCACTACGTTGGGCCTGTGACAGAGAAAGTGGCTGGAGAGATCCTCTTGGATGAGGCTTCTTTGGAAATAGAAGGGCAGCCGTACCAGGCAGCGCGAGTGGTTATTGAGGAGACCCTGGTGAGCAGCTCCGCAGAAATCTCCAACGGGGGCATCGCTGTGGCCCGGCCCCAGGTGCCCGATGGGCTGTCTGTGGTGACCGTGGTCACTGGGAGG GATACTGAAGAGAGTAGCTCCTCCACACCTGCAACGCAGTTTATCATGTTACCTTTGCCAGCTCACTCTGTTGTGGAGAACCCAGCGTCAATTAAATTG ACAACCACCTATACTCGCAGGGGACATGGAAATTGCACCAATCCTGGCTGTTCCTTCACTTATGTCACCAGGCATAAGCCACCAAAATGCCCAACATGTGGGAACTTCCTGGGAGGGAAGTGGATTCCAAAG GAAAAGCAACCAAAAAGCAAATCTGAGCCAAATTCAGGCACCTCTctcaaaactccagcagctAAAAGAGGTCAGCAGTCAGCCCTCACAGAACCCACAGCCGCCTGTGAGAGTTCCTCCAAGTCTGCCTTGGAGAGCTCTGAAGCTGTCAGCCAGCTGCTGAGTGCTGTGCCTGGTGGAGGGCAGATGCCTGAGATGGAGTGGGAGGAAGTGATCATCTCTGAGGGCCACTTTCTCCCAAATAATGTGCTTGCTGAAGacaggagcagtgcccagcagcaagTGGACGCCTCTtcagagcaggcagagaaagGAAGCATAGGGCAGGGGATGCCCACATCTTCTGAGGTGTTGAGTCCAAATGCCTCTGTGAAAAAGCCAGTGGTGGG AACTGATGCAACAGCTGCTACACACAAGGGACAAGAAGCAAAGAGCAAACCAAGACCCAAGCCCTccttgctggctgcagccagacCCATGCGAGCCATTCTGCCTGCTCCATTCATTGTGGGGAGAgaagccagcacagagcagctgagcagcaggcaGGCCTTTGCAAGTGCTG ACAAGCATTCTCCTGTGAGAACATCAGGCTTGAAGCCCAGTACACTGAAACAGTTGGGCCAGTCAGTTCTGCAGCCACCAACTGCTGAGGAACAAAAG CTCCACAGTTCTGTGACAAGCAGGGCATCTCAGGTTAAAGTTGTGGAGGTCAAACCAGACATGTTCCCTTCCTACAAGTACAGTTGCACCGTAACTTTG gatttgggattggcAACCTCACGTGGCAGAGGGAAATGCAAGAACCCCTCCTGCAGTTATGTGTATACAAACAGGCACAAGCCACGCATCTGCCCAAGCTGTGGTTACAACCTTGCCAAAGACAGGactgagaaaacagcaaaatccCTG GAGGTGAGTGCAGGCCAGCCGGGCGTGCTGAACACCAGCGAGCCGCTGACGCCGGCGCAGAAGGAGACGCAGCGTCAGTCCACGCTGCAGCTGCTGCGCAAGGTGATGCAGATCCCCGAGAACGAGTCCGAGCTGGCTGAGATCTTCACCCTCATCCACGAGCTCAACAGCTCCAGGCTCATCCTGTCCAACGTGAGTGAGGAGACTGTGACCATCGAGCAGACCTCCTGGTCCAACTACTACGAGTCTCCGTGCGTGCAGTGCCTCCTCTGTAACAGCCCCTTGTTCAAAGGGGGACACAA TTCCCTTGCTGGTCCTCAGGAGTGCTGGCTGCTGACAGCCAATAGATTACAGGTGGTTACAGCTCAGGTCAAAGTGTGCTTGAACCTGCAGTGTCTGGCCCTCCATAGCTTCACTGACATTTACACAG GCCTTTTCAATGTGGGTAACAAATTGTTAGTGAGCTTGGATCTTCTGTTTGCAATCCGAAACCATATTAAACTTGGAGAGGATCCCAGAGTGGCTGTTGGCAATATCCTTGACTCTGTTCAGGAGCAAACTG ATAAAAGCCTGAGCCCTGATGAGCAggctcagctccaggagctgctgtgcaatgGCTACTGGGCTTTTGAATGCCTGACAGTCCGGGATTACAATGATATGATCTGTGGAATCTGTGGTATAACCCCCAAGGTGGAAATAGCCCAGAGGAATACGGAAAATGTCCTAGCACTGAAAAATATAGAG TTTACTTGGCCAGAATACTTGCCATCAAGTGAAGTGAATGTGGAAGACTTTTGGTCCACGATGGAGACAGAGGTGATTGAGCAGGTGGCTTTTCCTTCTAGCATCCCCATCACAAAGTTTGATGCCTCTATTGTTGCTCCTTTCTTCCCTCCACTGATGAGAGGAGCAGTGGTGATCAATACAGAGAAGGACAAGAACCTGCATGCACAGCCAGTGCCAG GTAACGGGAGTGCCTTGGTGAGGCTCCTTCAGGAAGAAGTCTTCAGGCCTGAGCTGATAAACTCTTACAGTGaggaagagctgcagagctTTCTGACACAGTGTGACATCCCCTGGGAGGCATCACATACCAAG GATGAGCTCTGCTACTCCCTCCTGGCTCTCTATGAGTTTGTACAGAATGGGACAAGCATTACACCATCTTCTGCTCATCACACAGGAGGGAAAATCTACAAAGTGTGTCCACATCAG GTTGTGTGTGGCTCCAAGTACATAGTAAGAGGAGAAAATGCTCGGGATCACGTGGACTTGTTGGTATCCTCACGTCACTGGCCTCCAGTGTATGTTGTTGATTCAGCCTCTTCAGTGGCACTGTGTGCAGACCTCTGCTGGCCTGGCCTGACTTCCCAGATGTGGGGGAAGAACCAGGGCTGCTTCTCTGACCCCATGGAACCTCCAACG TACGTGTCCTGCCCCGAGCTGCTGGACCAGCACTACAGCGTAGACGTGACGGTGGccgagccctccctgcagcaccccatCACCAAGTCGTGCGCGCGCCGCATCGTGCAGGCGGGCgcggagcagagcagcccctgggacGCCACGGCGCGGCACCGCTGCATCGCCCTGTGCCGCGAGCTGGAGCCCTACGGCGCCATCGCCGCCGCCATCGGCGACAGCAGGACCAGCACCGTGCGCCAGCGGCCCATCACCTTCGAGAACCCCACGCACTATTACCTCTACAACCGCCTCATGGACTTCCTCACCAGCAGGGAAATCGTCAACAGGCAGATCCAGGAGATcgtgcagagctgccagcccgGGGAGGTGGTGATCCGTGACGCGCTCTACCGGCTCGGCGTGGCCCAGATCAAAACGGAGacggaggaggaggaagaggggaagcaggaggaggatggaggtTGCTGA